A genomic segment from Nicotiana tabacum cultivar K326 chromosome 7, ASM71507v2, whole genome shotgun sequence encodes:
- the LOC142162030 gene encoding uncharacterized protein LOC142162030 — protein MPEVEKEAIQASLQTQDLWVLYSDSASNASRFGLGVILEVPTSKVICQSIRCPDMTNKDAEYEAVIAGLRPALKYGVKRLKLHCDSQLVVNRVTMTFQIKEQRLQKYQNEIYKLLPKFDKC, from the coding sequence ATGCCTGAGGTCGAGAAGGAAGCCATCCAAGCTTCCCTCCAAACACAAGATCTTTGGGTCCTATACAGCGACAGTGCATCCAATGCTTCCAGATTCGGACTGGGAGTCATACTCGAGGTCCCTACCAGCAAAGTAATTtgccagtccataaggtgcccaGATATGACTAACAAAGATgctgagtatgaggccgtaattgcaggattGAGACCAGCACTAAAGTATGGGGTGAAGCGGTTGAAGCTCCATTGTGATTCACAGCTCGTAGTCAATCGAGTCACAATGAcattccaaatcaaagaacaaaggttacaaaaatatcaaaatgagATCTATAAGTTATTGCCCAAGTTTGACAAATGCTAG